The nucleotide sequence GGACTTTGTGCATTTTTAAGGCATTGTCTTTTAAAGTATTACTTCACATACTGTGCCTGAGAAGTCAGACTCTGAAGTTTTAGGGCAAGATTGGGTCCCATACAATTTCCTTCATCATTTAGGAATAAATCTATGACATTCCTAATCAAAGAATAAAAATACCAGCCTGAGGGCCTGTTAAACTATGGACAATTTCATTCACTACTTTGCtaactggaaaaaaaataatttcatcTGTGCACTGTATGaataaaaattgtttttcatAGTAATATCATCAAAGTAATGCAAAACTTGGGTTCCCAGCATGATTTGACTTACCTCCCAGTGCTGAAAGGTTCTGCTGTGGCAGACTTTCTGAAGCTGGTACAATGTCAACAAAGCTTCCAAACTAGAGCCATCAAGAGTAGAGGGAAACTGTCTTCTTGACAGGAGGTCTTCTTCTTCAACATCACCCACATCCTCTTCCTGATTGTTTATGTTGCTTATGAGGTCACAGATATTTAGAAGGGTCATTTTCCACTGAGGAGGCTTTGCCTTGTTTATCTGAAAGATCAAAAGACACAGCATGTCAGATGTTCTTGCCTGTTATCAGTAGATAGTGCCACTTGAATAACAGTATAAGGTTTTTGAATGTGCTCTCAGGCTTCCATATATCTGTTGTTCCTGTATGCTAAGAAGTGTTCCATATGTCACAGAAGGCTGAAGGCTTAACTGAGAGGATTAGGTTTTGCCAGCTATTCTGTTTTGCCATCCATTCTGCCTATATAGCAGAGATTCAGCTGCTGTCATTCAGGCTACAAGCTGACACAAGGTTAGATATGCTTCTCTGCATATCAGAATTTCATTTCCCTTGATTCTGAGAGTCACAGTGATACAAAGCTCTAGATCCTGGCAACTTGTTAAGCTCACCATCTGGGCCAATATGATGGCATGCTAGTGATAGTATACATTCTGTGTGATTAAAAAAAGTTATAGGGTTTATCTTCCGAACCCAGTCATGGGCAGTTAATCAAATATCTACCTCCTAGGGCTGTCTACTTCCAACTGTCATTGCTCAGTCTTTGAGTGATCTGAGCTTATGGTTGTATTCAATGCCAGTCATACTCAGAGtcgacctattgaaatgaatggatataACTAATGTAAGCCAACAGATTTTCATAGGTGTAATTTGAGTAGAAATGAAATGGTTACAATCCAATGTCCTTAACTTTTAGTCATATATTGAATATCTACATTTCTGCTGAGGCTTCTTAAAAATGTTAACTGGATCCTGATAGCTCTAAGGTTGGTTTGGATACTATTTTCAAGTCTTTGTGCTTTGTAAATAGAGATGAATCCCTTAAGTAACTCAAGTAAACATTGGCTGTTTTAATACTGAATGCATTTTATCCGGAAAACTTCTAAGTTCCATCACTTGCCATCCTATACAATGTCTCCCTCTTTGAGCATGACATTTTGATTACTGATCACCATTCTTTCTGCTTTAGTCAGTCTCACCTTCACTGCTTACCTAAACAATGTTCTTTGCATTTAAGGATGCACATGAGGAAAGTGTTTTAACATCAAAACACTTCACTTTCACTACACTGGGAAGGGTTTTTTTGTCAGCTAATTAACACTTTGTAACTTATTTTGTTAATTGGTTTGAAGAAAGATACAATTCTCTCTCTAGAGCACTTTCATTCTATCGAGCAATTTTGCACCATGGATGTACAGACACTGAATTATTGGATTCAAAtgcaaaacatttccccaaaCTTCTGCTATTTTGCCAGTTAAAATAAAACTTGTTACATCTGTGCTGTTGAATAAGTGGCAATTCAAGAAAGCCTTAAGAAATTTTTCAAAGTGGAAAGCTTAATTCTAACATTCagaatttcttttctttgtacATATAAATTAGGGATGGTATATATGTGACCCTCTGGATGCTGCtaagctcccattatccctgacctcAGGCCATGGtggccaggactgatgggagttggaatccaacaacttctggaggaccacaggttccccacaccttcaTTTGTCCATTGTAGGACAAAGGATTGGTACTTTCTAGTAGACATGAATGAATGTGTTTTCTATATAGTATCACGAAAAGCTATTATTTTTGTCATAACAATACCCACAGTTTAATGGAAAACTGAAATACATTATGTGATTAAATCCACATATTCAAGATTCTTTCTAAGATCCAGTAGTGCCTCCTTTAAGTCAACGATCCCCTCTGAAATGATCCATGGCTTCTGACAGCCTGACTGCACCAACTCTGTGATCTACACAACCTACAAACTGAGCCTTTTAATTCCACCAATATTAAATTTATCCAAGTTCTGTTTTGAAATTGCAGTCAAGACCTTCCTGAATTTTTTTACCCATGAAGTggcaattttaattaattaagaaAGACATTTTGAAGCAAGGTTACTTTGGAACTGAACCTGTCCAAGCCTTGCAGGATTGTTTGACAACTTAATTACCGGGATACAATAACAGATGGgtccaggaagcaaaacaaaaaggtgGCAAAGCCCAGTCTTTGGAAAGATTGTTTAGGATTTCATCTGAATGATATTTTTTATTGAGCGTGAGCATGAACTATCATTAAGGTACTCATATACATCTCTGTTTTGCAGGGGATTTGTATCCAGTGCTGGTTCCATGCAGAATGGACAAATTGAAATTATTGGATATGGTGATAATGGattcattactttcagtgggtttactctacttagctggatacaacctgAATGTTCAGGTAAACACTCTTAAGGCAACAGCTGCTCACTTTGATGAACCAAAGTAAGGATGGGTAACCAAAATGGTAACCAAAGGGGACTGAGTGAATCCCCTGTCAAGAAAGACTGCAGCATTTGTgacttttagtttagagaaaaagcaagcaagaggcaacatgaatgaagtttataaaaattatgtttggtatggagaaagtgactagagaaaagctttcccccctcttccataacactagaacttgaggAAATCCAACAAAgttgaatgttagaagattcaggagaaataaaagcaattacGTCTTTCTGCAGGTCTAGTCAAACTACTGAACTCACTCCCCTAGAAGGCAGCAAtagccaccaactttgatggcaTTAAAGGAGAATGAGACAAATTCgtggactatcaatggctactagccatgcttgcttgctctacctccacagttggcagcaacaatgcttccaaataccagttgctagaaaccatggGGCGGGAGTCATATTTtgctcactggtttcccacaggcatctggttggccactgtgagaacaggatgcaggaccattgtcttgctccagcaggctattcttatgggTTTACTGCCCTCCAGAATACTGGCCTAGAACTCCTATTGTTCTTGACCCTTGGAACTTCTTTCtatggctgataggagttggaggcaaacaacatctagagggacaAGCAGGCTCCctatgaaaaagaaagaatgaaaaataaTGGTCCCTCCAGAAAGTaactattttgtgggagggattcatgGGCATACCAGAGATTTAGGCTTGCTCAATTGAAGTGGACCGAATGAGCTATGTTGCTCaacaaaaccttttttaaaaaaaacactttttgaaGTTAGGAGAGTGAAAATGAATTGCATTGGACAGTGTGTGATGAATTAACGATTAATGAAAAGACATATGAGCACCccacatgcaaagcagaatgAATGGTCTGAATGGGAGACCATAATTTAACCTCTACATATGCTTTGCACAAGCAAACTGGGAGTAATGCTCCATAAACACATCATCTGGAGAAGCCCTAAAGAGAATCAGGGTGTGAAGTTTTCAAGAGTCGTGGAGCAATTTGCTGAAATGCAAAAGATTTGCAATGTGAACAATGCATGCAAGAGATGTGGAATTGTTTCATCACAGGAGAACactaatttaaaaggggggggggagacaaagaaATAAAGCGTTCATAGAAGTGCATGCACCCTGCCAGAAACAAATGTAACATttctgaaaataatttttaaaaatgttcaaaattgAGACAGCACGGCAGCTGGATAGTTTGTTGCTCATTCCTGAGGTTTGTAGCACTCCGTTTTCTTTCATGCTTATTTCTCTTCACCCCTTTATGCTGTTCAGTTTAAGGCCATTGGATTAATGCCATCCTCTGGTATGCTTTACCGATGTGCTATCCATGTATTTTATCAGAGTAAAAGAGGGTAGGGGAAGATTATTAGATTATTGCTATTTCAGATAGCCGTTGGTAGATTGTTGGCTTCCTAGTGGCCAGAGTGCCAGAATTCAGCCCACCATCATTTCTGTTAAACAGGCTTTGGAGACTTTGGCCTTCAAAAACCTGTTTGAGGTGACAGTAGGCGGTGGTGGCCCAGGGAAGGAAAAAGCATGTACATCAGAAGTAATGATGTCTTTGTCATTCCACTTTCATATATCTAAATTTAAAAGTGCCAGCAATTCCCTTTGTTATAGATCCCAAAGGGGGTTAGCTGAGTTAGTCTGCTGTAGCAAATGCACACAAAACGTCATGAGTCACCTTGAAGACTAAGCTTAATGACTAGAGGaagtttatgccacaataaatctgtttgtCTTTACGGATCCACACAACTTCAGTTTGCATTTGCATCTCTTTTGGTTGAAACCAATTTGCTCATTTTTGTGTCAGATAGGTTCTTTGGTCGTCTCCCCCACCCACTTCCCCATATATAAATGTTCATATTTTCTTTAGGTTTTATGCTTTTTCTTAGCAATTTAGGGCAGCTGCTAATGCTTCAGCAACCACTTATAACTGAGCTGGGGAGACTGTGGCCTCCAACTAATGTCAATCACAACCAGCATTGCCAATAACAAgacatgatgggagttctagtctaaaaacatttggaggaccacaggctcccatCTCCTGGTTTACAAGGTCTATACTTCACTTCAGTGTGAAGACTCTTCTAGCCATAGGTGAGGGTGTACATTGCCTTTTGATGGCTTTGATCATGTCTTCCAGTAAGGATTAGTCTACATTTTCCTCCAAGGTATCACCCAGTTTAACCAAGAAAAAGTATTTTGTTGAGGCATCATCCTAAGAAAACACAACCCTgtggctcgtgtgtgtgtgtgtgtgagagagagagagagatccccccCAATTATATTATACAACTCTTTTAGAGCAATTAGTAATAGCAGCACAAATGCTATTTCTACCAAGGCCACAAGACTGCAATCACCTGATCCACCAAAGACAAAGGTCCTGATCATATGGATTTCAGGTGAAAGACTTGGAAAATGGTAATGTTGACTATAGCTTGCCAAAATTTAGATTAAAATTTAGATTAAATTTTCTttcggagtgggggggggaatgaccatTTGTGTCTCAAGGATCCATGCAATAAATCTTTTGATGGCAAAGCATTAGCTATTCACTTACATTAAGGAGATATTACTTGGTTACTCTTTCTTTGGCTACCTGCCTGTCAAACCGTATGTTCCACATTTTGATATGTCACCTGTGGGATCCTGAAGCCATCCATCTGAGACCAAACATGAAGGATACAATATCCTCAAAATGAAGGAACCATCATTCACTGATTTCATGCCATGGAAGTAATTTTTCTATCAATTTGAGGTTCACTAAAAATATGTTGCTACATGGATAAAACTAGCAGTTCTTGGGATGGATTTTCACTGGCTTTGATATGCTAATTGCACaccttttaaaaagttacatgATTATTTGATTTTATGTTACCTTAACTTTCATCAGGTATATTCTGAGCAGGAATATATCTTCCTCAAATAAATGTACTTCAGGCCATAATTCCATGCTGGCTGTTCAGTAAATGTATCAACCATTCAGCTGAGAAAAATTTTTCACTATCCCTTCACCCGTAGATTTTGGTTTTCTGCTGTCTTTGAAATTGAAGATAATTTTTGCACCATACCTTGTATAGAATATTGTAAAACTGTGGTTTTATGATTGCATGCTAAAACAAATATGTTTGAGAATTCATGCATTCTGTGgcaaaaagggggaaaacatTACCTTTGATGTATACATATTGGTCAATAAATCAGCTTCTAAGGCTTTCATTTCCTCTTCTGAATCTGTGAGTTAATCAGAAACATATGTTTgctatttcattataaatcactAGCATTTGGGTTTCAACACATAGGATTTAGGAATATCCTTTAAAGGGATTTTAGGGTTAAGCACTGGCTAAAATAAATGCTTGGCAAGTGGTTTGTTCTTTAATACACATTCCCTGATttatgcagtctctctctctggaaAAGTGCAGCTCAATCATGAAAGCAGCTTATTATTGGGCCACTGCAACATTTTAGGGCTCCATCACCATTTTAGGGCTCAGAACCCATTGATTCTTTGGAATGGTGGATAGGTTTAATGACTTAATTATTTTAAGTTCCTACTACATTTACCCAGAGGCACATCCTGAAAATATTTAAATCCAAGAGGTCAAATAGCATTGAACCTCTTTTTGGCAG is from Lacerta agilis isolate rLacAgi1 chromosome 10, rLacAgi1.pri, whole genome shotgun sequence and encodes:
- the NTS gene encoding neurotensin/neuromedin N → MAKLRIQLVCAMLLALASWSLCSDSEEEMKALEADLLTNMYTSKINKAKPPQWKMTLLNICDLISNINNQEEDVGDVEEEDLLSRRQFPSTLDGSSLEALLTLYQLQKVCHSRTFQHWELLQQDVYDPENASQDKDLMKRKTPYILKRQLHVNKARRPYILKRSSYY